Part of the Mixophyes fleayi isolate aMixFle1 chromosome 12, aMixFle1.hap1, whole genome shotgun sequence genome is shown below.
gaaagaaataacttctttataacaacccttcactctcaaatatacaaaaaaaaaatctgctttcagtatgttgtttacatcacattatgtattggttacaaaatattcaaatatatattacaaagttcagctgtctgtagtatgtaacagcgcacacaaatgtctgataacgtccatttacaatatcaggttatatattccacttgctggtcctcatcCTAACAAGTGACAACACAACTATCACTCTTCGAGTTATATTCATCAGGTgggataataacatgaagttccggagtagaaataaaataattaaactgtttttattatgtttcttgtgttctccttcgttaatatcgcttgatgaacggatactttaaagaagaaaacacataacagtccgctccagaacgtGTCTTATTACCCTCTGGAGCGCAGCTCTGGGAGAAGTAAGTCACAAGCACTATGTGAACTGTCCGGTAAACAGATGAGCTTTCAGCAGGGTCCTGCAGTTAGAGACCATACATGACAGACAGACATTCTGTGAAGATTTCCaggggcagcattcaagaagggtcgTAGTCCTGAGAGCAGAGGTAACCTAGGAAAAATAAAGCGTCAACGTCAGCAGAGGGTGGGTACGTACAGATTGTAGATATAACTGGTGGAAATGGATTGGACAGCTCTAAATACTTTTGCAgtgaaaagataattaaaatggaaGACAAGATGATTTCAGTAGCAGAACAGTAATTAATGATGGAGAGTAGGGAGGTTATTCCTGCAGCGGCTATTTGAATGGACTGTAGGGGACcaagatatcattacagcaagatggaggttgcagcagtctGGACGGTATGCAACAAAAATTGATTTGTAGtacaagaaaaaatgcatttgtagctGTACAAAAGGACGCACCGTCCACACGTCCAGTGCCTAGTGGGGGCTTATATATACCCAGTAACCCCCACCTGACCCAGGCCCCTTAAGGAAACATGAAGCTGCCCCAACACTAAGAAGTAGCCATTCCTGCGGCCAAAAGCAACTTGCTAAACCTATCTTCCAGCACTGTGCACTACAGAGCACTGTGCAGCAGTGACGGCCATTCCTGCAATCACTACCTGGGAACCTCTGTAGCGTCTATGGCTGGGTCCCGCAGAGAAATCCAGCATTGTGAGGGGGGGCATTATCGTAAGCACTACCTCGGTACATCTGAACCCCCAGCTCCGAATACTGCACAGTTATCCGCAATGTGCGCCTTCAGTTGCAGACTTTGGAGACCACTCCAGTAATAAGACATATATCCTGCTCCGCTGGGCACTTAATCTAAACTGAAGGCCTAACAGGAGAGAGTATAGAGCAGGAGGAGTGTCTGTGaacttctaggatgtcttaaaTGGCCCTTTTGCCTGGTCCCTACAATATCCTCCAATGGTTCCTGATATCCCCAATTAATGCCTGAGATATACCAAAACTtaaagttatggataagtgagaaggCTGAAGTTTTTCACCTAAAAACAGTGCATAGAAAtctggatgtattgttatttttgtgagataattgaggtgtcttatgtacagttttgtgacaaaagcaattatattAATGGCCTGTAATGATAATATCATCTAACTAAATTCTGACtagatacagtattttaaaaaaaaaaaaaaacacaacatctatggcaataatgatctctgtattattatctcattcacTGGTAAGGatctactcctctttcaaataaaaggcgcctctttcattttgaagtaagagaggtgtcaggattgaggcagcggggcctgtgaggtaaaagctggtgggcagcagtGAGACACGATTGTGGGCAGGAGGCCTGTCAGGGAAAAGATCATGTAatacgtgtcatggggaatatctgagaaaagttagcAACTGTTGTCAGGTTATTGTTGTTTGAGGAGGGGCCGTGGGGGAAGAGATTTCTCcttcacatgccccctctgcccacatgctttagtcacacatgtcccctctgccctcatgctttagtcacacatgtcccctctgtcctcatgctttagtcacacatgtcccctctctgcccagcacctttagtcacacatgtcccctctctgcccagcacctttagtcacacatgtcccctctctgcccagcacctttagtcacacatgtcccctctgcccagcacctttagtcacacatgtcccctctgcccagcacccctagtcacacatgtcccctctctgcccagcacctctagtcacacatgtcccctctctgcccagcacctttagtcacacatgtcccctctctgcccagcacctctagtcacacatgtcccctctctgcccagcacctctagtcacacatgtcccctctctgcccagcacctttagtcacacatgtcccctctctgccctcatgctttagtcacacatgtcccctctctgcccagcacctttagtcacacatgtcccctctctgcccagcacctctagtcacacatgtcccctctctgcccagcacctttagtcacacatgtcccctctgcccagcacctttagtcacacatgtcccctctgcccagcacctttagtcacacatgtcccctctctgcccagcacctctagtcacacatgtcccctctctgcccagcacctttagtcacacatgtcccctctgcccagcacctttagtcacacatgtcccctctgcccagcacctttagtcacacatgtcccctctctgcccagcacctttagtcacacatgtcccctctctgcccagcacctttagtcacacatgtcccctctgcccatcacctttagtcacacatgtcccctctctgcccagcacctttagtcacacatgtcccctctctgcccagcacctttagtcacacatgtcccctctctgcccagcacctttagtcacacatgtcccctccccatcacatcacTACTTCTTACCTTTCCTCcactacacaggaacaggaagttatccagcagcagctcctgcactgtgtaccatgtgactacagcagtcacatgacctcgtGATGTCACATAATTATCTGAAAGGGATTTAGCTTCTAACACCTAGTAATGAACGTAACATATAGCTGACTAGCAGCAATGTTATCACTagagtaaaataaattattactgcATTGTCCTTAATGTAgaacagcggcggccattttcccttAGTCTCCCAGACACAATACAGCTGTTACAGTTATGTACCAGTGAcgttccagagggggcgtggtcacatactCTTGCAGGAGCCATTTTACAACCTGGAGAGCAGCTTTAACTCATTCATATATAACAACAACATCCAGGACGTGtacaaggctgaggtaatatcttctaacaatatattattattatgctgagAGCAGAGATATGAAGGATTATTATACAGAGGAGTCTGTATAGGGAGACATTACAGCTCatataaaatgatgtttataatgggagattattattatatagaggagagggatgTTATAATTACTATATATGCAGAGGGAtgtgacagctcccagcacacacactgtttataatgggtgattattattattattattattattattattattattattattattatataaaggataataatctatatagtgatatataaagaGTAATAAGACAGTTCCCAGCACACGCACTGTTTATAATGGATGAATATTATAGAAAggataataatctatatagtgatatataacaaggaataaaacaggtcccatcacacacactgtgaACTGTAAAGAAGTAAAGAATTAGTAGGTACAAAGCGTCCCATCCATTGTCCCAATCCTGTTTTCAATGTATCATAGTAGAGCGGGTGGGTCCCAATCCTGTTGAGAAAATGGTCTGGTCACTACACTTGCATAATGTGAGTCTGTAAAAAGTCTAGGTTGCACGGTCTAATCACTTCGTGCAGGTTCCCTGTTTGTTGGAAAGTCAAGGGTTTCTTAGATTGAGTAAGGAACTGCCCCACCGTTCTAACCCCCGCGTCATTCTAGATAGTGAATAGCTAGGCAGCCTCTCCATTCTAAAAACTAGGGTTCCCAAATAGAGGAAGATGGATAGATAAGTAAGGTTTTAGTTTCAATGTATGTATGATGTGCCACAATTTTCTAGTGGACATAAAATGGTGGTTGTCAAGAACTGTCGCTGATACCTTGTGGTCATGTAGATGTAGGAAAGCAGTCAATTTTAGGCCAGGGAGGAAATTTTGTTCTGGTGAGGTATCCGCACAGGTGTCAGACCCTTGTATCAAATCTCTCCGGTAATGAAGTTGAGCAGCCTGATTATAGAGTTCTATATTGGCCAAATGAAATCCAGCATTAGTCCTGGGTTGTTAAAGTTTCAATAGCccaattcttgattttttttcccccccaaataAAGTTTTGAAATACTCTACAAGTCTAGAGGAGGATTTCATCTTAAGTAAATTTGCTCTACCCATTAAGTAAAGACAAAGATGATCCCAGCCCTTAACCTCGTTACTAGGTTCCCAACAACTTTCGAGATATGATGTTGATAGAAGAGACCAAGGTTCTTAGAAAGTTCTATACTTAGATATGGGATAGCATTGTGCgcccatttaattgctatgtTTCTAGCCAAGTAGCGGCAGGTAAAGCAAGGATCAGGTATAATGCCAGGGATTTATCAAACGGACAGCTTGATAAATACAACACGGACGCCCCGAAATACAGTATGTAGGTCTCAAGCATAGGATCAAGTACTAGGTTGAAGAGTAAGGGTGACATGGGGCAGCCCTAACGTGTACCCCTCGTCATGGGTGCCGCCTCTCCAATCAGGCCATTGATTAGTAGAGAGGTGGTTGGGCAAGAATAGAAAAagcttatgggcctgagtcattaaggcagcatacagagggcatcgtgcagttgttctcaacggCACGTAAATCATCTCTGCGTACTCCTGGAGTCGGCAAGGAGCGGATCtcaggatacgtgtggtgatgactatgggcgtaggttcactctgctgtactagaccagacactgcaggatgcgtacaatacgtatgtgggatatgaaatctcaaaagaaccgtAGACCGTcataactgtcatttgcgttgacatacgcagcggacttgctttcgttgacggccgagtgtcctcgttctgggcatgcgcagaagggaaatgcgtatgatacacacaaataacagagatacgttccttaatgactcgggtccTATCAGAGTAGTGAAATCCTCTCTGAATGCCCCACGTTTGTGTACCTCATACATATAGGGCCAGGATACTGCATCAAATGCCTTATTGGCGTCCAGGCTAAGTAGTATATTCTTGGAAGGATATTGTAAGGACGAGGAGGCCACCGCCGCGATGGCTTATACATATTTCAATCACTGAGTGAtgggaaaatagactgtaaatgagtgGCCATGATTTTAGCCAGCAGCCTAATATCCAAATTAAGTAGTGTGATAGGGCCATAGGAGGCCATGGATTGTGGGTCTTTTACTCAGTTTCAATATTAGCGTAGTGAATGCTTTATAAAAAATTAGGAATGGATCTTGATTTTTAAATTAGTGCAACCCCAATGGGACTGTGCTAGGTTATGTTTTACTCACTGGAGTTGTACGATTTACTACACtgttcaaactgctgaaaaaccaACTCTGATTAAAATGAGTTACAGGTTTTGCTGTATTTTTAGTTGTAATTTTTTAAGATTATAGGATGTTTCCACTTTCCTGGactttttaaatgtgcaaaatggacAAGAAGGGCTAGTTTTACAAAtccaacccctgtcctacctgtaAGTGTTTTATATATGGACTGTCTAGTAGAATGTATCTAGTACTTACCTCTCCTATTATCTTCCATAGATTGGCCATTCTAAATCCTCTGTCTACTACAAGAACCCACTTCAAACTTGTATTTAAAGGTGAACCCACTGAAGGTTTAGGTGATAGGTGAGCTCCCTGAAGGTTTAGGTGATAGGTGAGGCCACTGAAGGTTTAGGTGATAGGTGAGTCTACTGAAGGTTTAGGTGATAGGTGAGCCCACTGAAGGTTTAGGTGATAGGTGAGTCTACTGAAGGTTTAGGTGATAGGTGAGCCCACTGAAGGTTTAGGAGATAGGTGAGCTCACtgaaggtttaggtaataggtgAGCCCCCTCAAGGTTTAGGTGATAGATGAGCCCATTGAAGGTTAAGGTGATAGGTGAGCCCCATGAAGGTTTAGGTGATAGGTGAGCCCCATGAAGGTTTAGGTGATAGGTGAGCCCACTGAAGGTTTAGGTGATAGGTGAGCCCACTGAAGGTTTAGGTGATAGGTGAGCCCCCTGAAGGTTTAGGTGATAGGTGAGCCCACTGAGCTGCAGAAGAGGTAAATGCTACATACACTACTTTCCTGTATATATGAAACAGTTACATATAGGATATGGGttctatttgtaaaatatactattattgtattgtagttAACTTGTAAAAATTCCAAGTGGaagcttcatttatttttttctccaattcAATAAACAGGATTACACCGTAGTGATAAAGAGATTTGGTGGTCCACCCTCAAGTGTGTCAGGagtattgagcaggacccagagctccatcacggtgcctccacctcactcactgatacatgaggaAAACAATGACAAGAAAATCCTGGAAATgcccaacaagatcattcagctggtgactggagaggtgactgcttgGAATGGGACATAATACAGTAACACCGGATGATGTGTCTgcgtgatgactgtatcattgtgtgtgtcaggttcctataaagtgTTGGGATGTCACTGTCTTTTTCTCCATGCAGAAGTGGACGTATTTAAGAGGGCAGAAGGGTCTTTTCAAAGACGTAATGATGGAGAATCACTGGATTCTcaaatcactgggtaagaggagattttcatttattgtaggggagagagcagttttgaaggccacctagatacacatcatctgagaatcacatataaacaatgtattcactcAGTgtatgtttcctacagatggatccagtaacacaaATACCACAGAGAGATGTCcgtgtcctctttattcacaggattgtacagaggaaaatcacagtattcCACAGGTAGGTGACATATTAGGGTCTCTCCAAATACCAAAGTGAATTTCCCaatatatgatctgtaaaaaaaatacttgtgtgGATCATATACACTGACATTCCTCTGTCTCATCACAAATTATTAAAtcagttattattaaatatatttgtattgttttgtgggCTGTTTAGGATGACATCATGACTGGTATTAAATTAGAATTTATAGAGGGAAGGAAAGAGacatatgtgaggggtgatcagcagtgtaaggaggaggaaatcagcataggtgagtaataaacacttattacagacaagagtcacatattctccttgtataaacaatgtaatcagtcactgtgtgtttcctacagatggatccagtaacagaaataccccagagagatatctctgtcctctttattcacaggagttTCAGGTAGATGACATTTTAGGGTCTTGCCAAATACCTAAATGCCaaagtgattttattatattatctgtaaaAAAACAGCGTGGATCTTATACTCTCatattcttctgtttcatctcacattattaaatcagatattatttaatataatattcttaAAGGGGTCGTGTCCTGGACATGCATGGAGTACAAGTATGCTTGCTACGTTCTCCATCCTAAAATTCCTGCATTTATCCTCCATTTTGAGTTTGCTggtttatttggactctgtctagtCCTGGAGCTTACTTACCCCTCTTGGCATCCTATGGGGTACTTCTCCTGATCCGCAGCTGCCGCGCTGCTCTTCGAGACCCCAGCCTGGTGTGCGGAGGCTGCTACCTGAGCGGACCCGCTGCAGCCTGACTCCTAGGTGGACAGCGCTTCTGCCTCTCCGTGCTGCCGGCGCTGACTGTTGGTGCGGACACCCCAGGGACCGCTGCTGTGGTGAGACAGATCACCATACTTACCCATCACTGTCATGTCGTCGGGTGCCGACACTTGCTCAGGCTCTTCCCTTTACTGTGTGCGACTCGAGTACATGACAATGCTGTAGACTATACCCCTCTGCCCTGGGAGCTGGGGACGGACATTTTCTGTTCCTGTCCTGTAATCTGGGCTGACGTCTTGGTAGTGCCCTATTTTCCACCATAGAGAGCAGCGATTTGTCCTCATGCTGCACAGTTCTGTTGCTCCAAGTCAGCCTTCCATCCTGAGATACAGATTGGATCCCCAACAGCTGGGCCTCAGGCTCTGAGTGCATGCAGGTACCTCACACAGTGGCTGTAATTTGACTTATGCTATCTTGCCTGTTTGTGCTGTGATAACATCCTGGCACTTGACATCTAATATATATTACTCCTCTGGGACAGTCATAAGCTTATTTATTGAACCTTATGCCTATATCTGGATTATCCAGTTTGCCTTTTAGAAGTGGTGTCTATACTATCTTGACTCTGTTCTATGATCCTGCCTTGGGTACTTTCATGGTAAGACTTTCATACAAGTGTTTATCCATGAAATACAACACTATTATTATACCCATTCCTCtatattgggatgtattttccTCGTTATATGATCATGCTGCTCTGGCCGGATGGCTTGACCGGTTTGCCTATTCCTCTACACCCACTGACAGTTCTGGAGAAACTCCATTATGTGTGCCCTCCCAAACTACCACTGTTCCTAATGCACCAACCTCACCTACTTACCCTGAGGTCACATTGCAGCAGCTTCTACAGCTGGCCGACCTTTCCCTTTTTAGACATGATATGCAACAAATCCAATAGTGAGGGGCTGAAGCGGAGACTCTAGAAGATGCTACAGCACCTATGAAGGGTCAAATTGATAATTTGGAAGCTCAGATGTTGGCATGTAAGCAGACGCTTTCTTTTAGTGAGGGGAGTCTCTGATGCAATAATACTCGTTTTGTGGGGTTACCTGAATAAGTGGAGGGGCCTGGTACTGAATGTTTCTTGGAGAAATGGTTAATTCAAGCTTTTGGGAAGGATTCCTTTACGGCTCAGTTCGCAGTGGAGCAAGCTCATCGCATCCCTTCTTAGGCAGCTCCACCCGGGGCACCTCCCCGTGCCTTCATAGCCAAAATCTTACATTAGAAAGACTGATACAACTCTGCGACCATTCCCCTCTTATATTGTCTGTAGACTTTGCCATTACCAGGGGGTCAATCTTTCTGGAACCTGAACTCTTTTAGTTACCTTTAATGGGCAAGGGACCTGATCTGGTTGTCTTGTGGGAAGAGTTCTTTgtggataatgcagaaacagtcCAGCCCCCTCTTGCctttggcaactgcctaagaactgtaccTCTAAATCTCcgtactctcaccggtactgagggttgcagttacccctggcaatcgcctaagaactatttccctaaaatctctagactctcaccggtactgtgggttgtagttacccttggctactgcctacgttcagtttcatcatctttacctatcactgtaagttccgttcctttccggacaagtacCGGTACAGAAACCATTGtggatcaggggacttctctatcaactgttccttatttattccagtggcaatgagtgatatatcagtcttgacaccatccactcggtgtctcactgGACtcgctcctgcacttcctactctacgccctctgtaactctattcctgggttctccccagccagtggacatctcacaaccctctgtctgcagccaagtctgtcccaacagtgaacaccggactttcggagcagactccgggttttgctgtactggctggaggggttcctaacagttagcacttctgcctcacagcactggggtcatgagtttgattcccaaccatgaccttatctgtgtggagtttgtatgttctccccgtgtttgcgtgggtttccgccgggtgctctggtttcctcccacactccataaacatactggtaggttaattggctgctattaaattgcccttagtctctcttggtctgtgtgtgtatgttagggaatttagattgtaagctccaatggggcagggactgatgtgagtgagttctctgtgcagcgctgtggaattagtggcataatataaagaaatagatgatgatgatgatcaggggtGCCCATGAGTCCATGGGGACCCATGTcatctgatatatactgtattattgtcaGTCTTGATATTATTCTGTATGTTTTTGTATACCTGCATAAGTGTTGGAAATTTACTAATCTTTGATGTAATGTGTCACACCCGGTGATTTATATCTATCACGTTTattcagaaataattattttctttatgttctgttttgaaataccaataaaaaaacTTGACTAAAAAATGATCATTCTTTTGTGGGCTATTTAGGATGAcgtcctgactgatattaaaataaaaattatagagggagaggaagagacgtatgtgaggggtgatcagcagtgtaaggaggaggaaatccctacagatatcggcacaggtgagtaataaaatgtattacagtaaagagtcatatattttgtttattgagtCATTACAAGAATTCCAATTATGACTGCATCTAAGCAATGTGCTTGATAATGCGCTTTTATAGTTGTAATGAAGTGTTCGTCAAttgcaaattgaaattaaacaacTGAACAACTCGCTCATAGTTTGAAAATTTTGGGTATTGTAATCTGCAGCTCAATGTCCttccttacatttattttactttcagcaGATGGATGTAAACGCAAGAATATCTTGGGGGAGCAACTGATTTTATCTACAGATTTTGAAATGGAAGATAACAACATTACTCAAGATTCTACAGGAGAGAACCCAATTACCCTAAATATATATCCAATACTTTACAGTGGAGATAAATTATCTGAACTCTCTAATCATGAGGAATGTAATCCTGATAacatagatattgttacacatcgtacagctcatacagatgatacattatttccatgttctgagggtGGGAAAAGCTGTACAGTTAAATTATCTCTTCATAAACATCAGAAAAGTCACATAGCTGAGAACccttttacatgttctgagtgtgggaaatgttttgtatataaatcaaatcttgttgaacatcggaGATCTCACACAGATGAGACacaatttccatgttctgagtgtgagaaatgttttgtacagaaatcaaaacttattagacatcagagaacttacacaggtgagaaaccgtttccatgttctgaatgtgggaaatgttttacacagaaatcaaaacttgttgaacatcagagaactcacacaggcgagaaaccattcccatgttctgagtgtgggaaatgttttgtatacaaatcaaatcttgttgaacatcagaaaactcacacagatgagaaaccatttccatgttctaaatgtgagaaatgttttgccgtaaaatcaaaacttattagacatcagtgaactcacaggtgagaaaccatttccatgttctgagtgtgggaaatgtttttcacagaAATTAAAACTTgtcaaacatcagagaattcacacgggAAAAACCGTTtccgtgttctgagtgtgggaagggTTTTGCACAGAAGTCAAACCTTGTCAAACATCACAGAActtacacaggtgagaaaccatttccatgttctgagtgtggaaaatgttttccaTGGAACTCAAAACTTATCAAACATCAGAGAACCCATGCAGATGAGAaaacattcccatgttctgagttTGGGAAATGTTTCGGATACAAATCAAATCCTTTTGAGCATCAGATAACAAACCATATCCATGTTCTGAGTAATGAAAATGGTTTACAAACAAATCAGGTCTTGAATATCACATAGGAGAAAAGCAATTGGACATGAAACAAGGAGCTGCAGTACTCTTTATATTGTAAAAACAGttgattttattaatgtaaattaaactaagcataatatatttacatagtttATACACAAAATTTGATCACTCATGTGTGGAACTATTTTATCTACCAGATATCGTCCACACTGTACACAGTTAAAACAAGGTTACCTTGATATATTGGGTACTGAGTAATATATAATTCTGGCAATGGGTTGGAGATATAATGTGGGATCTGAGACACTGTTACAGTATGTTTGTTCATACTCTCTAATTGAAGGTGTGAGTTCATATAATAATCCTGTAATCTGTAATACTTTGCCATTGGGGATTGATTATGAATCTTGAAAAATGTGTCCCACGGTCTAAATGCAATATTGTGATGTCATTTTTGTACAAAAGCTCTCATTTATATTGTATGCCCATGGCTAAGTGGGTCAAGATGTGTCTACAGGGGTGCAAAACTTTGCTCCATCTTATGGGGATCTGAAATATAAAAGTTCAGtagtattgactcttttcatttcacctttgcaataagacttgtTCAGAGTGATCCGGTTATAGTAAGTCAGACTAGTGCAGGGATTGTTCTACAAGCCTGGTCAGTGATGGGCTCCATTTGTCACAGTGTCTCCCAGCCTCTGACACTGCACAAgtgaaaattttaaatgagtgATGTGCCAGGGTTAATAATGGTACAGTGAGCCCCCGCAGCCACATAACACTACCCAACCCCCTGTATCATGCAGATTCACTTCCTCTATACATAAAATAACTAAGCAGAAGATAATCAGCC
Proteins encoded:
- the LOC142108361 gene encoding uncharacterized protein LOC142108361 — translated: MNNSGGHFPLVSQTQYSCYSYVPVTFQRGRGHILLQEPFYNLESSFNSFIYNNNIQDVYKAEDYTVVIKRFGGPPSSVSGVLSRTQSSITVPPPHSLIHEENNDKKILEMPNKIIQLVTGEKWTYLRGQKGLFKDVMMENHWILKSLDGSSNTNTTERCPCPLYSQDCTEENHSIPQDDIMTGIKLEFIEGRKETYVRGDQQCKEEEISIDGSSNRNTPERYLCPLYSQEFQDDVLTDIKIKIIEGEEETYVRGDQQCKEEEIPTDIGTADGCKRKNILGEQLILSTDFEMEDNNITQDSTGENPITLNIYPILYSGDKLSELSNHEECNPDNIDIVTHRTAHTDDTLFPCSEGGKSCTVKLSLHKHQKSHIAENPFTCSECGKCFVYKSNLVEHRRSHTDETQFPCSECEKCFVQKSKLIRHQRTYTGEKPFPCSECGKCFTQKSKLVEHQRTHTGEKPFPCSECGKCFVYKSNLVEHQKTHTDEKPFPCSKCEKCFAVKSKLIRHQ